From the genome of Clostridium sp. BNL1100, one region includes:
- a CDS encoding phenylacetate--CoA ligase: MEKKYWIEEIETIDRDSLEAYQLEQVKSQIKLAYEKSPYYRESFERAGVTPDNIKTLDDIRKFPILTKHIIRERQNEKPILGDLITVDEEKVVFISSSSGSTGKPTASPFSKVDFDEFQEVESRLFWQAGMRPKDRYIHALNFSLFVGGPDVIGAQNLGALCIWAGTIPTDRLLFILQEYQPNIIWTTPSYAWYLGETAREKGIDIKKDLSIRTIIVAGEPGGSIPATRKAIEDLWGADVYDFYGISDIFGACAAACEYHEGLHVAEDHLLVEVVDEHTGEPVAEGERGEMLLTTLRKEARPMIRFRTGDIVTYTNKKCKCGRTHKRINVVGRVDDMFICGGVNVFPSDIEYTVRNIKELTGEYRVTVLTDNHITKFSVEVEKRLGTKTTDEELIRILAHELKTHLGIKPKDVILLSEGALPRATHKAKRLVDIRTEK, encoded by the coding sequence ATGGAAAAGAAATATTGGATAGAAGAAATTGAAACTATAGACAGAGATTCGCTGGAAGCTTACCAGTTGGAGCAAGTCAAGTCCCAGATAAAGCTGGCATATGAAAAATCGCCATATTATAGAGAGAGTTTTGAGAGAGCAGGAGTCACACCGGATAATATAAAAACTCTGGACGATATAAGAAAATTTCCTATACTGACAAAACACATAATTAGAGAGAGACAGAACGAAAAGCCAATTTTAGGAGACCTGATTACGGTAGATGAAGAAAAAGTGGTATTTATATCGTCCTCCAGCGGCTCCACGGGAAAACCTACTGCCAGCCCCTTCAGTAAAGTTGATTTTGATGAGTTTCAGGAGGTGGAGAGCAGATTATTCTGGCAGGCAGGGATGAGACCAAAGGACAGGTACATACATGCACTTAATTTTTCACTTTTTGTTGGAGGGCCGGATGTAATAGGGGCACAAAATCTCGGAGCACTGTGCATATGGGCCGGAACAATTCCCACCGACAGATTGCTGTTCATATTGCAGGAATACCAGCCAAACATAATCTGGACAACACCGTCTTATGCCTGGTATCTGGGGGAAACCGCCAGAGAGAAGGGAATAGACATAAAAAAAGACTTATCCATAAGAACAATAATAGTTGCAGGAGAACCGGGAGGCTCAATACCTGCAACCAGAAAAGCAATTGAGGATTTGTGGGGAGCAGATGTATATGATTTTTATGGAATCTCAGATATATTTGGGGCGTGTGCTGCTGCATGTGAGTATCATGAGGGACTTCATGTTGCTGAGGACCATCTGCTGGTAGAGGTAGTTGATGAGCACACAGGTGAGCCCGTGGCAGAAGGTGAAAGGGGAGAGATGCTTCTTACAACCCTAAGAAAAGAAGCCAGGCCCATGATCCGTTTCAGAACGGGAGACATTGTTACATATACAAATAAAAAATGTAAATGTGGCCGCACCCACAAGCGTATAAATGTAGTAGGCAGGGTTGATGATATGTTTATTTGCGGTGGCGTAAATGTTTTCCCAAGCGATATAGAATACACCGTGAGAAATATAAAGGAATTAACAGGAGAGTACAGGGTTACCGTATTGACAGACAACCACATTACGAAATTCAGTGTAGAGGTCGAAAAAAGATTGGGGACAAAGACCACGGACGAAGAACTTATAAGGATACTTGCCCACGAACTTAAAACCCACTTAGGGATAAAGCCAAAGGATGTTATTTTACTTTCGGAGGGGGCACTTCCAAGAGCGACCCATAAAGCCAAAAGACTTGTAGACATAAGAACAGAAAAATAG